A genomic stretch from Lathyrus oleraceus cultivar Zhongwan6 chromosome 2, CAAS_Psat_ZW6_1.0, whole genome shotgun sequence includes:
- the LOC127117698 gene encoding ubinuclein-2 isoform X3 produces the protein MNDEKKPSSSFVKIGDRQLFTVELRPGETTIVSWKKLLKDAAKSNGSASTSQHSRPEAFPGQPVEVEENDEAQPHRFSAVIEKIERLYMGKDSSDDEDLPDVPDDDQYDTEDSFIDDAELDEYFQVDHSKVKHDGFFVNRGKLERTDEPPVIPNQQPKKRRRKDIVKNPGKNINDHGSNKHIKVGKAASGKTTSLQARNVCNSSQNLAVPNEDYEDLKIHNQSDIYGVSSKKKIADTKPILVSAVSLKTSSDDVPAAMSEAKDADKKIGTFQSKNTSESFDVSHQKYHEKGAYVQSKSQPGRPSKSIDNLENSGRLKEKNGMRQLPDLNLSVGKSATKAAKSEYMHRKDGSSARPKSSMLEKTLCELEKMVAESRPPAADQEADNTSQAVKRRLPREIKLKLAKVARLAASHGKVSKELINRLMSILGHLMQLRTLKHD, from the exons ATGAACGATGAGAAGAAGCCTTCATCGTCGTTCGTGAAAATAGGCGACCGGCAATTGTTTACGGTGGAGCTCCGGCCAGGAGAGACCACCATAGTATCATGGAAGAAGCTGTTGAAAGACGCCGCCAAGTCGAACGGATCCGCTTCCACATCTCAACACTCCCGGCCGGAGGCTTTTCCG GGGCAACCTGTTGAGGTTGAGGAAAATGATGAAGCTCAGCCACACCGTTTCAGTGCTGTGATAGAGAAGATTGAACGCCTTTACATG GGTAAGGATAGCAGTGATGATGAGGATCTGCCTGATGTTCCTGATGATGATCAGTATGATACTGAAGATTCTTTTATAGACGACGCTGAGCTG GATGAATATTTTCAGGTTGATCATTCCAAAGTCAAACATGACGGATTCTTTGTAAATAGGGGGAAATTGGAACGCAC TGATGAACCTCCTGTAATACCCAACCAACAACCAAAGAAAAGGCGCAGAAAAGATATAGTGAAGAATCCAGGTAAAAATATTAATGACCATGGATCAAATAAACATATAAAAGTGGGCAAGGCAGCATCTGGGAAAACAACTTCCCTACAGGCAAGGAATGTGTGTAATTCCTCACAGAATTTGGCTGTACCCAATGAAGACTATGAAGACTTGAAAATTCATAATCAATCAGATATCTATGGAGTTAGTTCCAAAAAGAAAATTGCTGATACTAAACCCATATTAGTCTCTGCTGTCTCTTTGAAAACATCGAGTGATGATGTCCCTGCTGCCATGTCAGAAGCCAAAGATGCTGATAAGAAGATAGGAACTTTTCAATCTAAGAACACAAGTGAATCATTTGACGTATCTCATCAAAAGTACCATGAAAAAGGTGCTTATGTACAATCCAAATCCCAACCTGGAAGACCCTCGAAGAGTATTGATAATTTAGAAAATAGCGGTCGGTTGAAAGAAAAAAATGGTATGCGTCAACTTCCGGATCTTAACCTGTCTGTGGGAAAGTCTGCTACTAAAGCAGCA AAATCTGAATACATGCACAGGAAAGATGGGTCTAGTGCTAGGCCAAAATCttcgatgcttgagaagactcTGTGCGAGTTAGAGAAAATGGTTGCAGAGT CAAGGCCCCCTGCAGCGGACCAGGAGGCCGATAATACATCCCAGGCAGTCAAAAGGAGGTTGCCTAGGGAAATAAAGCTAAAGCTTGCTAAAGTGGCTAGACTAGCG GCCAGCCATGGGAAAGTATCAAAAGAGTTGATTAACCGCCTTATGAGTATTCTTGGGCACTTAATGCAACTCAGAACATTAAAG catgactga
- the LOC127117698 gene encoding ubinuclein-2 isoform X2, translated as MNDEKKPSSSFVKIGDRQLFTVELRPGETTIVSWKKLLKDAAKSNGSASTSQHSRPEAFPGQPVEVEENDEAQPHRFSAVIEKIERLYMGKDSSDDEDLPDVPDDDQYDTEDSFIDDAELDEYFQVDHSKVKHDGFFVNRGKLERTDEPPVIPNQQPKKRRRKDIVKNPGKNINDHGSNKHIKVGKAASGKTTSLQARNVCNSSQNLAVPNEDYEDLKIHNQSDIYGVSSKKKIADTKPILVSAVSLKTSSDDVPAAMSEAKDADKKIGTFQSKNTSESFDVSHQKYHEKGAYVQSKSQPGRPSKSIDNLENSGRLKEKNGMRQLPDLNLSVGKSATKAAKSEYMHRKDGSSARPKSSMLEKTLCELEKMVAESRPPAADQEADNTSQAVKRRLPREIKLKLAKVARLAASHGKVSKELINRLMSILGHLMQLRTLKHD; from the exons ATGAACGATGAGAAGAAGCCTTCATCGTCGTTCGTGAAAATAGGCGACCGGCAATTGTTTACGGTGGAGCTCCGGCCAGGAGAGACCACCATAGTATCATGGAAGAAGCTGTTGAAAGACGCCGCCAAGTCGAACGGATCCGCTTCCACATCTCAACACTCCCGGCCGGAGGCTTTTCCG GGGCAACCTGTTGAGGTTGAGGAAAATGATGAAGCTCAGCCACACCGTTTCAGTGCTGTGATAGAGAAGATTGAACGCCTTTACATG GGTAAGGATAGCAGTGATGATGAGGATCTGCCTGATGTTCCTGATGATGATCAGTATGATACTGAAGATTCTTTTATAGACGACGCTGAGCTG GATGAATATTTTCAGGTTGATCATTCCAAAGTCAAACATGACGGATTCTTTGTAAATAGGGGGAAATTGGAACGCAC TGATGAACCTCCTGTAATACCCAACCAACAACCAAAGAAAAGGCGCAGAAAAGATATAGTGAAGAATCCAGGTAAAAATATTAATGACCATGGATCAAATAAACATATAAAAGTGGGCAAGGCAGCATCTGGGAAAACAACTTCCCTACAGGCAAGGAATGTGTGTAATTCCTCACAGAATTTGGCTGTACCCAATGAAGACTATGAAGACTTGAAAATTCATAATCAATCAGATATCTATGGAGTTAGTTCCAAAAAGAAAATTGCTGATACTAAACCCATATTAGTCTCTGCTGTCTCTTTGAAAACATCGAGTGATGATGTCCCTGCTGCCATGTCAGAAGCCAAAGATGCTGATAAGAAGATAGGAACTTTTCAATCTAAGAACACAAGTGAATCATTTGACGTATCTCATCAAAAGTACCATGAAAAAGGTGCTTATGTACAATCCAAATCCCAACCTGGAAGACCCTCGAAGAGTATTGATAATTTAGAAAATAGCGGTCGGTTGAAAGAAAAAAATGGTATGCGTCAACTTCCGGATCTTAACCTGTCTGTGGGAAAGTCTGCTACTAAAGCAGCA AAATCTGAATACATGCACAGGAAAGATGGGTCTAGTGCTAGGCCAAAATCttcgatgcttgagaagactcTGTGCGAGTTAGAGAAAATGGTTGCAGAGT CAAGGCCCCCTGCAGCGGACCAGGAGGCCGATAATACATCCCAGGCAGTCAAAAGGAGGTTGCCTAGGGAAATAAAGCTAAAGCTTGCTAAAGTGGCTAGACTAGCG GCCAGCCATGGGAAAGTATCAAAAGAGTTGATTAACCGCCTTATGAGTATTCTTGGGCACTTAATGCAACTCAGAACATTAAAG
- the LOC127117699 gene encoding uncharacterized protein LOC127117699: protein MDFAAGYIAKALFRCGATVFHDKFEGFMEIETEKGRLISNREFVQVKETDMLIQEMENLNLEARGAQGNEFQKLVIEITILNMKCEFDPFSIQIPSLEQFS from the exons ATGG ACTTTGCAGCAGGATATATTGCCAAAGCACTTTTTCGATGTGGCGCTACAGTGTTCCATGATAAATTTGAAGGCTTTATGGAAATAGAAACAGAAAAGGGTAGGTTGATTTCAAATCGAGAATTTGTGCAAGTAAAAGAAACAGACATGCTCATACAAGAGATGGAGAATCTCAATTTAGAAGCAAGAGGAGCACAAGGGAATGAATTTCAGAAATTGGTGATAGAAATAACTATACTCAATATGAAATGCGAATTTGACCCGTTTTCAATTCAAATTCCAAGTTTAGAACAATTCTCTTAA
- the LOC127117698 gene encoding ubinuclein-2 isoform X1, which yields MNDEKKPSSSFVKIGDRQLFTVELRPGETTIVSWKKLLKDAAKSNGSASTSQHSRPEAFPGQPVEVEENDEAQPHRFSAVIEKIERLYMGKDSSDDEDLPDVPDDDQYDTEDSFIDDAELDEYFQVDHSKVKHDGFFVNRGKLERTDEPPVIPNQQPKKRRRKDIVKNPGKNINDHGSNKHIKVGKAASGKTTSLQARNVCNSSQNLAVPNEDYEDLKIHNQSDIYGVSSKKKIADTKPILVSAVSLKTSSDDVPAAMSEAKDADKKIGTFQSKNTSESFDVSHQKYHEKGAYVQSKSQPGRPSKSIDNLENSGRLKEKNGMRQLPDLNLSVGKSATKAAKSEYMHRKDGSSARPKSSMLEKTLCELEKMVAESRPPAADQEADNTSQAVKRRLPREIKLKLAKVARLAASHGKVSKELINRLMSILGHLMQLRTLKVLHMLNINR from the exons ATGAACGATGAGAAGAAGCCTTCATCGTCGTTCGTGAAAATAGGCGACCGGCAATTGTTTACGGTGGAGCTCCGGCCAGGAGAGACCACCATAGTATCATGGAAGAAGCTGTTGAAAGACGCCGCCAAGTCGAACGGATCCGCTTCCACATCTCAACACTCCCGGCCGGAGGCTTTTCCG GGGCAACCTGTTGAGGTTGAGGAAAATGATGAAGCTCAGCCACACCGTTTCAGTGCTGTGATAGAGAAGATTGAACGCCTTTACATG GGTAAGGATAGCAGTGATGATGAGGATCTGCCTGATGTTCCTGATGATGATCAGTATGATACTGAAGATTCTTTTATAGACGACGCTGAGCTG GATGAATATTTTCAGGTTGATCATTCCAAAGTCAAACATGACGGATTCTTTGTAAATAGGGGGAAATTGGAACGCAC TGATGAACCTCCTGTAATACCCAACCAACAACCAAAGAAAAGGCGCAGAAAAGATATAGTGAAGAATCCAGGTAAAAATATTAATGACCATGGATCAAATAAACATATAAAAGTGGGCAAGGCAGCATCTGGGAAAACAACTTCCCTACAGGCAAGGAATGTGTGTAATTCCTCACAGAATTTGGCTGTACCCAATGAAGACTATGAAGACTTGAAAATTCATAATCAATCAGATATCTATGGAGTTAGTTCCAAAAAGAAAATTGCTGATACTAAACCCATATTAGTCTCTGCTGTCTCTTTGAAAACATCGAGTGATGATGTCCCTGCTGCCATGTCAGAAGCCAAAGATGCTGATAAGAAGATAGGAACTTTTCAATCTAAGAACACAAGTGAATCATTTGACGTATCTCATCAAAAGTACCATGAAAAAGGTGCTTATGTACAATCCAAATCCCAACCTGGAAGACCCTCGAAGAGTATTGATAATTTAGAAAATAGCGGTCGGTTGAAAGAAAAAAATGGTATGCGTCAACTTCCGGATCTTAACCTGTCTGTGGGAAAGTCTGCTACTAAAGCAGCA AAATCTGAATACATGCACAGGAAAGATGGGTCTAGTGCTAGGCCAAAATCttcgatgcttgagaagactcTGTGCGAGTTAGAGAAAATGGTTGCAGAGT CAAGGCCCCCTGCAGCGGACCAGGAGGCCGATAATACATCCCAGGCAGTCAAAAGGAGGTTGCCTAGGGAAATAAAGCTAAAGCTTGCTAAAGTGGCTAGACTAGCG GCCAGCCATGGGAAAGTATCAAAAGAGTTGATTAACCGCCTTATGAGTATTCTTGGGCACTTAATGCAACTCAGAACATTAAAGGTATTGCATATGCTAAATATAAACAGATAA